In one Thermanaerovibrio velox DSM 12556 genomic region, the following are encoded:
- the pseB gene encoding UDP-N-acetylglucosamine 4,6-dehydratase (inverting) yields MFDDSAILITGGTGSFGKAFVRRILERYKPRRVVIYSRDELKQSEMERDFNCDCLRFFIGDVRDLDRLRLAMRDVEYVVHAAALKQVPAAEYNPMECIKTNIMGAWNVVQASIDLGVRKVVALSTDKAANPINLYGATKLCSDKIFVSANNIAGTHETRFSVVRYGNVVGSRGSVVPVFRDLIAKGAQSLPITDPRMTRFWITLDQGVDFVIKAFERMRQGEIFVPKIPSARIVDLAAAMAPDIPTKVVGIRPGEKLHEVLCPKDEALNILEFHDHFVVKPAISFQSNVDYTVNPIGEAGEPVADDFEYQSGTNPWFLTPDQIKELLERC; encoded by the coding sequence TTGTTTGATGACTCTGCGATACTTATAACTGGAGGCACCGGCTCCTTCGGCAAGGCCTTTGTTAGAAGGATCCTTGAGCGGTACAAGCCAAGGAGGGTGGTAATATACTCCAGGGACGAGCTCAAACAGTCGGAGATGGAGCGGGACTTCAACTGTGATTGTCTGCGATTCTTCATCGGTGACGTGCGGGACCTGGATAGGTTGAGGCTTGCCATGCGGGATGTGGAGTACGTGGTTCACGCTGCGGCTTTGAAGCAGGTTCCCGCGGCGGAGTACAACCCCATGGAGTGCATAAAGACCAACATCATGGGAGCCTGGAACGTTGTGCAGGCCTCCATAGACTTGGGGGTGCGGAAGGTTGTGGCCCTGTCCACCGACAAGGCGGCTAACCCCATAAACCTTTACGGTGCCACTAAACTTTGCTCCGACAAGATATTCGTCTCCGCCAACAACATAGCGGGGACCCATGAGACCCGGTTCTCCGTGGTGCGTTACGGCAACGTGGTGGGCTCCAGAGGGTCCGTCGTGCCGGTCTTCAGGGACCTCATAGCCAAGGGGGCCCAGTCCCTTCCCATAACTGATCCTAGGATGACCAGGTTTTGGATAACCCTGGATCAGGGGGTGGACTTCGTCATCAAGGCTTTTGAGCGGATGAGACAGGGGGAGATATTTGTTCCCAAGATACCGTCCGCCAGGATAGTGGACCTTGCGGCGGCCATGGCACCTGACATACCCACGAAGGTGGTGGGGATACGCCCCGGGGAGAAGCTTCACGAGGTGCTCTGCCCCAAGGACGAGGCGCTCAACATCCTGGAGTTCCATGACCACTTCGTGGTCAAACCCGCCATATCGTTCCAGAGCAATGTGGACTACACCGTTAACCCCATTGGAGAGGCCGGTGAGCCGGTGGCGGATGATTTTGAGTACCAATCCGGTACTAACCCTTGGTTCTTGACCCCAGATCAGATAAAAGAGCTTCTCGAAAGGTGTTAA
- a CDS encoding aminotransferase class III-fold pyridoxal phosphate-dependent enzyme codes for MPDINRSLKMQDRGKSSIPGMTQLLSKRPDMFSLGVWPGYYSKAKGALVWDLDGNEYLDMSISAIGASVLGYCDPDVDGAVIEAIRGGVVSSLNCPEEVELAELLCDVHPWAQMARFTRSGGEAMAVAVRIARAHTGRDKVAFCGYHGWHDWYLAANVGTENALGEHLISGLDPRGVPKGLSGTALPFRFNRVEELKVIVDSHRDDLAAVILEPIRNDEPQREFVEAVRDLASHAGAVLVVDEISSGFRLNSGGAHLLYGYEPDMAVFSKAMGNGYPIGAVIGRAEVMESAQRTFISSTCWTERTGFAAALATIRKHRALNAAEHLCRMGRMVQEGWKELLNKHSIDAHVSGIYPMSHVDFQGPLSRHMKAFYVQEMLERGILASNLFYAMLAHQDQHVDRYLKAADEVLRLMRQLMESNRLEDSLLGQPSQVGFKRLN; via the coding sequence ATGCCTGATATAAATAGATCGCTTAAGATGCAGGACCGTGGTAAATCTTCGATACCCGGTATGACTCAGCTTTTGTCCAAGCGGCCTGACATGTTCAGCCTTGGGGTTTGGCCCGGGTATTATTCCAAGGCCAAGGGTGCTTTGGTTTGGGACCTGGATGGTAACGAGTACCTTGACATGAGCATATCCGCCATAGGGGCCAGCGTCCTGGGCTACTGCGATCCCGATGTGGACGGGGCGGTGATTGAAGCCATAAGGGGAGGGGTGGTTTCATCCCTTAACTGTCCGGAGGAAGTGGAGCTGGCGGAGCTTCTATGCGATGTTCATCCCTGGGCTCAGATGGCCCGGTTTACCCGGTCTGGAGGAGAGGCCATGGCGGTGGCGGTGAGGATAGCCAGGGCCCACACGGGGAGGGACAAGGTGGCTTTCTGTGGATACCATGGGTGGCACGACTGGTACCTGGCGGCCAACGTGGGCACCGAGAACGCCTTGGGGGAACACCTCATATCCGGACTGGACCCCCGTGGGGTGCCCAAGGGATTGTCCGGCACAGCCCTGCCGTTCCGTTTCAACAGGGTTGAGGAGCTTAAGGTCATAGTGGATTCTCACCGGGACGACCTGGCGGCGGTTATACTTGAGCCCATAAGGAACGATGAACCCCAAAGGGAATTTGTGGAGGCTGTCAGGGACTTAGCCTCCCACGCGGGAGCGGTCCTTGTGGTGGACGAGATATCCTCCGGTTTCAGGCTCAACAGCGGAGGAGCCCACCTGCTTTATGGGTATGAGCCCGACATGGCGGTTTTCTCCAAGGCCATGGGTAACGGCTATCCCATAGGGGCTGTCATAGGAAGGGCGGAGGTCATGGAATCCGCCCAGAGGACCTTCATAAGCAGCACCTGCTGGACCGAGAGGACCGGCTTCGCCGCCGCTTTGGCCACCATACGCAAACACAGGGCGCTTAACGCGGCGGAACACCTCTGCCGGATGGGGCGGATGGTGCAGGAGGGATGGAAGGAACTTTTGAATAAGCACTCCATAGATGCCCATGTGAGCGGCATATATCCCATGAGCCACGTGGACTTCCAAGGCCCCTTGAGCCGCCACATGAAGGCCTTCTACGTGCAGGAGATGCTGGAGCGGGGGATACTTGCCTCTAACCTGTTCTACGCCATGCTGGCCCATCAGGACCAACACGTGGACCGTTACCTTAAGGCGGCGGATGAGGTCTTACGTCTCATGAGACAGCTCATGGAGTCAAACCGCCTTGAGGACAGCCTATTAGGACAGCCCTCCCAGGTGGGTTTTAAAAGGCTGAACTAG
- a CDS encoding cytidylyltransferase domain-containing protein, producing MILAVLQARVSSSRLPGKVLAEIMGVPMILRQIERVRRSRRVEALVLATSTEQSDDPLAELCEREGIDLYRGSLSDVLDRFHGACITRKPDHVVRLTGDCPLADPKVIDDVIELHLKDHNDYTSNTLCPTFPDGLDVEVMRFSALEEAFREATLPSEREHVTPFIHKRPKRYKLGCLKLEGKDLSSLRWTVDEPEDFRFVCKIYEALYPKNPAFGMSDVLKLLEERPELVGINSGFIRNEGYLKSLAEDEKFLRGGRLDA from the coding sequence ATGATCTTGGCGGTTCTTCAGGCCCGGGTTAGCTCATCCAGGTTGCCGGGGAAGGTCCTGGCGGAGATAATGGGGGTTCCTATGATCTTAAGACAGATAGAGCGGGTGAGGAGGAGCCGCAGGGTAGAGGCCCTAGTCCTTGCCACCAGCACGGAGCAATCCGATGATCCCCTGGCGGAGCTCTGTGAAAGGGAGGGCATAGATCTATACCGGGGTTCCCTGTCCGACGTGCTCGACCGTTTCCATGGGGCTTGTATTACAAGGAAACCAGATCACGTGGTGAGGCTTACCGGCGATTGTCCACTGGCGGATCCGAAGGTCATCGATGACGTGATAGAGCTTCACCTTAAAGACCATAACGACTACACCAGCAACACCCTCTGCCCCACCTTCCCCGATGGTCTTGACGTAGAGGTCATGAGGTTCTCCGCCCTGGAAGAGGCCTTCCGTGAGGCGACCCTTCCCTCGGAGAGGGAACACGTAACCCCCTTCATTCACAAGAGGCCCAAGAGGTACAAGCTCGGGTGCCTTAAGCTGGAGGGGAAGGACCTCTCCTCCCTTCGCTGGACGGTGGATGAGCCCGAGGACTTTAGGTTTGTATGCAAAATATACGAGGCTCTCTATCCCAAGAACCCGGCCTTTGGGATGTCCGACGTGTTAAAGCTGTTGGAAGAGCGGCCGGAGCTCGTGGGGATAAACAGCGGATTCATAAGGAACGAGGGGTACCTTAAATCCCTGGCGGAGGACGAGAAATTTTTAAGGGGAGGACGTTTAGATGCCTGA
- a CDS encoding GNAT family N-acetyltransferase codes for MDLRLKLLSPDQVGENYVKWMNDPEVTRYLESRFRPYTKQDLVDFVRSVSSSGRDFLFGIFDGDVHIGNIKIGSVDWKHRYGDLGLVIGLKEYWGRGIATEAIRFCCSYAHRELGLRKLFAGIYDGNTGSLKAFLKAGFRQVGVLQEHRLLDGVYVDEVLVEKLLARL; via the coding sequence ATGGACTTGCGTCTTAAACTGCTGTCCCCCGACCAAGTGGGGGAGAATTACGTTAAATGGATGAACGATCCGGAGGTCACCCGTTACCTTGAAAGCCGTTTCAGACCCTATACCAAGCAGGACCTGGTGGATTTCGTGAGGTCCGTGTCATCAAGCGGCCGGGACTTCCTATTTGGCATATTCGACGGGGATGTGCACATAGGGAACATAAAGATAGGGTCCGTGGACTGGAAACACCGATACGGTGACCTGGGGTTGGTGATAGGCCTTAAGGAGTACTGGGGTAGAGGCATAGCCACTGAGGCCATAAGGTTCTGCTGTTCCTATGCCCACCGGGAGCTTGGATTGAGAAAGCTGTTCGCCGGGATATACGACGGTAACACCGGATCCCTTAAGGCGTTTCTTAAGGCCGGGTTCCGCCAGGTTGGGGTGCTGCAGGAGCACCGACTGTTGGATGGGGTGTACGTGGACGAGGTGTTGGTGGAGAAGCTTCTTGCCCGTTTATAG
- the hisF gene encoding imidazole glycerol phosphate synthase subunit HisF produces the protein MMAKRIIPQFLLKGERLVKGTRFGEHVDVGDPISQAMIQDAQGADEIVLVDITASKEGRTVDTSLVRRLAERCRLPIAVGGGVRSVKDAANLFLSGADKVIVNTACVLDPGLVRRLAERFGSQSVVASVDVRGSVSKGWMPMILSGSQEVNVDLVVLLEALVENGAGEVVLTSIDREGTLSGFDLDLMKLARQVVPVNLIASGGAGSYLDLVDLFRSVDLEGVGIGKMLSLRDYDVVRIKAFLKGRDVPVREA, from the coding sequence ATGATGGCCAAGCGGATCATCCCCCAGTTCCTCCTTAAGGGTGAGCGGTTGGTGAAGGGAACCCGTTTCGGGGAGCATGTGGATGTGGGGGATCCCATATCCCAGGCCATGATCCAGGATGCCCAGGGGGCGGATGAGATAGTCCTGGTGGACATCACGGCCTCAAAGGAGGGGCGTACGGTGGATACCTCCCTGGTGAGGAGGCTTGCGGAGCGTTGTAGGCTGCCCATAGCGGTGGGGGGAGGGGTGAGGTCCGTGAAAGACGCGGCCAACCTTTTCCTTTCCGGGGCGGACAAGGTGATAGTCAACACCGCTTGTGTCCTGGATCCCGGCCTCGTTAGACGTCTGGCGGAGCGGTTTGGTTCCCAGTCCGTGGTGGCCTCGGTGGACGTAAGGGGAAGTGTATCCAAGGGGTGGATGCCAATGATCCTCTCTGGTTCTCAAGAGGTGAATGTTGATCTCGTGGTGCTCCTTGAGGCCCTTGTGGAGAACGGCGCCGGCGAGGTGGTGCTCACCTCCATAGACAGGGAGGGGACCCTGTCGGGATTTGACCTGGACCTTATGAAGCTGGCCCGGCAGGTGGTGCCAGTCAACCTCATAGCCTCCGGTGGAGCTGGCAGCTACCTGGATCTGGTGGACCTATTCCGCTCCGTGGACCTTGAGGGGGTTGGCATTGGCAAGATGCTTTCCCTGCGGGATTACGACGTGGTGAGGATAAAGGCTTTCCTCAAAGGCCGGGATGTACCGGTAAGGGAGGCTTAG
- the hisH gene encoding imidazole glycerol phosphate synthase subunit HisH, with protein MALRIGVVSNGLGNVGSVISALSFYGYEVDLLSDPSCADRFSLLVLSGVGTYGAAVKAVKELRMWDLLCSWKDRGLPVVGICLGMQLFASVGEEEGENRGFDWIPGRVCRMEGVRVPHMGWDMVTPSGREEAEQIFKGVRYGAFYFMHTYHFQVYSEEHVLARFDCGGKSFVAAVARDNVMGFQFHPEKSQGDGLRVLRSAVEVLCR; from the coding sequence ATGGCTTTGAGGATAGGAGTGGTCTCCAACGGTCTTGGTAACGTGGGGTCCGTCATTAGCGCCCTCTCGTTTTACGGCTATGAGGTGGATCTGTTGTCGGACCCGTCTTGTGCGGACCGTTTCTCCCTTTTGGTCCTCTCGGGGGTGGGGACTTACGGTGCGGCGGTGAAGGCTGTTAAGGAACTTCGCATGTGGGATCTTTTGTGTTCCTGGAAGGATCGGGGGCTTCCCGTTGTTGGCATATGTCTTGGGATGCAGCTGTTCGCCTCTGTGGGAGAGGAGGAGGGGGAGAACCGGGGGTTTGATTGGATACCTGGCAGGGTTTGCCGCATGGAGGGTGTCCGGGTTCCCCATATGGGATGGGACATGGTGACCCCCTCTGGCAGGGAAGAGGCTGAGCAGATATTCAAGGGGGTTCGTTACGGGGCCTTCTACTTCATGCACACCTACCACTTTCAGGTCTATTCGGAGGAACACGTGCTTGCCCGGTTTGATTGCGGGGGCAAGAGCTTCGTGGCGGCGGTGGCAAGGGACAACGTGATGGGGTTCCAGTTTCACCCCGAGAAGAGCCAAGGTGACGGGCTCAGGGTTTTACGGTCTGCGGTGGAGGTGTTATGCCGATGA